The following DNA comes from Alienimonas californiensis.
GGTCGAGGGGATGCGACTGGCGTCCTCGGAGACCACCAACATGGACCCGGCGATCGAGGTGCTGGACCTGGAGGGCCGCGAGCTGGTCGCCTCGGACGACACCCCGCTGACGAACGCCGACCCCGTCCTGCGGTTCACGCCCGCCGAAGCCGGCACCTATCTGCTGCGGATTCGGGACGCGGAGTTCAAGGGGAGCGGCCGCGGCTACTACCGGATGCACGTCGGTCTGCGGCCGGAGGCGTTCCCCCGGCCGCTGGCGGTCTACCCGGCCGGCGGCCCAGTGGGCGAGGAGGTGGAGGTGACGTTCATCGGCGATCCGCACGGGTCGTTCCGGCAGAAGGTGACGCCGGTCGCCGGCCTCACCAGCGATCAGACCGGCCAGGTGTACGCGGTGCGTGACGGCGCTTCGAGCCCCTCGGCGTTGCCGTTCCGGGCCTCGGAGTTCCCGAACGTGCTGGAAGCCGAACCGAACGACGACCGGACCGCCGCCACCCGCGCCCCCGGCGTGGAGGCGTATCTCGCCGCGGTCGAGGCCGCCAAGGAGAAGGCGAAGGCCGACGGCGGGGACGCCGCCGCGATCAAGAAGGCGGGCGAATCCGTCAAACCGGACGCCTTCGCCGGCCTCGCGTTCAACGGCGTGCTGGAGCAGGACGGGGATCACGATCACTTCGCGTTCATCGGCCGGAAGGGCCAGAACCTGCGGTTCGACGTCTTCGGCACGCGGATCGGTTCCCCGATCGACGCGGAGCTGCGGATCCTCGACGCGAACGGCCGGAACTTGAAGAGCGGCGCCGACCGCGTCGGTCTGGACCCCCGGGAGGACTTCGCCCTGCCGGAGGACGGCTTGTACGTCGTGGCGGTGCACGACCAGCTCGAGCGCGGCGGGGAGAACTTCGTGTACCGCGTGGAAGTCAGCCCGCCGGTGCGGACGCCGACGCTCTCCATCCCCCGCAACGGCCGCTACGGCCAGGGCCGGCAACGGGTCGTGATTCCCCGCGGCGGGCACTTCGCCACCCGGGTGACGATCTCCCGCGACGGCCTGGGCGGCGAGTTGGCGATCGACGCCGCCGACCTGCCCGAGGGCGTGACCGTCACCGCCCCGAAGGTGCCGGACAACCAGTCCACCTGGCCGGTGCTGTTCAGCGCCGCCGAGGACGCCCCGCTGGGCGGCCTGCTGGCGGACCTGCGGGCCTTCCCCGCCGACAAGCCGGAGATCCTGAAGGCCGGGCCGGATCAGCGGGCGTCCTACGCCTCCTCGATCATCGCGGCCGATTTGGTGCGGTACAACAATCAGGGCACGCTGTGGGAGGTGGAAGCCCCCGCGGTCGCCGTCGCCGTGACCGAGAAGCTGCCGTTCTCGATCGAGGTCCTGCCGCCGGCGACGGCGCTGGTCCGCAACGGCGTGCTGGAGTTGAAGATCAAGGTGCACCGCGACGAAGGCTTCGACGGGGAGATCAAGCTGGAGTTCCCCCAGCGGACGCCCGGGATCGGCTGCGATTACCAGCGGACGGTGAAGAAGGAAGAGGACACCGCGGTCTACCCCCTCAACGCCAACGCCAGCGCGGCGCTGGGCAAGTTCCCGTTCTTCGTGCTGGCCTTCGCCGCCCTGCCGAACGAGTTGAACGGCGTCGCGTACGGCGGCGGCACCGGTCTGTGCTCCAGCGAACTGGTGGACATCGAGGTCACCGAGACCCCCTTCACTCTGAAGCTGGCGAAGGGTGCCGTGCAACAGACGACGTCGACGGCGATCACCGCCGAACTGGAGAACGCGGACTTCAAAGGGACCGCCACCGTCACGCTGAAGGGCCTGCCGGACGGTCTGAACTGCGAGCCGGTCGAGGTGACCGCGGAGATGGAGTCGTTCGTGTTCGAGATCGCGGCGACGGAAACGGCGCCGATCGGCACCCGCAAGGGGTTGCTCGCCGAGGTGGTGCT
Coding sequences within:
- a CDS encoding PPC domain-containing protein; translated protein: MRARSAALVALSATLFAADVVPTATPHQAFAADPQLTVVLPRGARRGTEATFTFEGNRLQDAAEVLFYEPGVFEVKAITPDEKQGDKKVAVTMQIAPDARVGEHVVQLRCANGVSEFHTIYVGSLPEVAEADPKEAPNTDPANAEPLSKDLFEEAGGVTVTGRIDNEDLDHYSIDLAAGQVLSVEVEGMRLASSETTNMDPAIEVLDLEGRELVASDDTPLTNADPVLRFTPAEAGTYLLRIRDAEFKGSGRGYYRMHVGLRPEAFPRPLAVYPAGGPVGEEVEVTFIGDPHGSFRQKVTPVAGLTSDQTGQVYAVRDGASSPSALPFRASEFPNVLEAEPNDDRTAATRAPGVEAYLAAVEAAKEKAKADGGDAAAIKKAGESVKPDAFAGLAFNGVLEQDGDHDHFAFIGRKGQNLRFDVFGTRIGSPIDAELRILDANGRNLKSGADRVGLDPREDFALPEDGLYVVAVHDQLERGGENFVYRVEVSPPVRTPTLSIPRNGRYGQGRQRVVIPRGGHFATRVTISRDGLGGELAIDAADLPEGVTVTAPKVPDNQSTWPVLFSAAEDAPLGGLLADLRAFPADKPEILKAGPDQRASYASSIIAADLVRYNNQGTLWEVEAPAVAVAVTEKLPFSIEVLPPATALVRNGVLELKIKVHRDEGFDGEIKLEFPQRTPGIGCDYQRTVKKEEDTAVYPLNANASAALGKFPFFVLAFAALPNELNGVAYGGGTGLCSSELVDIEVTETPFTLKLAKGAVQQTTSTAITAELENADFKGTATVTLKGLPDGLNCEPVEVTAEMESFVFEIAATETAPIGTRKGLLAEVVLPNVDENGKPTEDARVFTAATTDLRVDAAPKKPEPKTTEAEPKVAKAPEKPKPLSRLERLRREAAGLPTDSSEGDTNR